GAGAAAAACAAACGAAGCGGTTCATTTCGGAAAAATGACACATTATATTCCTGAAAATAATACATATGTATATTTCAGATATACAGATGCTAAAACGGTAATGGTAGTTTTCAACAACAATGCAAAAGAACAGGTTGTAAAAACAAACCGTTTCAAAGAAAGCATCAAAAACTTTAAATCAGGAAAAGATGTTATCACAGGGAACGTTTTCGATTTAGCTTCTGAAATTAAATTGGAACCAAAATCAGCTTTGGTTTTAGAATTGGAATAAATTTTATTTAAACACATAGAAACATAGATTTTCTAGCTCAATAAAGGCGTTTCACTTATTTAAACAAACATAGTTTTAGCCCGCTAAACTATGTGTAAATGATCAATCATTTATTTAAATCTTTTCAAGATAAGTAAAGCCTATGAATCTATGTGTTTAAAAATTTTCCACCACAAATTCACGAATTTTTACTCTCTAAGATTGTCAAAAAATAATTCGTGAATTGCTTCGCCTATTCGCTATCGCTCGAGTCGCGGCTATTTTTTAAAACAAAAAATCCTGAATAATGAAAAAATACACTTTCCTTTTTTTATCTTTAGTATTCATAATTACGGGTTGTTCTGGCTCAAAATCAGTTACAATGAATAACAAGAATACTTCGAAAACACCTTTCGTCTGGGAAGGAGCAAATGTTTATTTTTTACTTACAGACCGTTTTTACAACGGCGATAAATCAAACGATTTAAATTTCAACCGAACCAAAACGCCTGGAAAACTTCGCGGATTTGAAGGCGGTGACATCATCGGAATCACTAAAAAAATCGAATCAGGATATTTCGAAAAATTAGGAATCAATGCTATTTGGCTTACGCCGATTGTAGAGCAAATCCACGATGGTGTTGATGAAGGAACTGGATTGAGTTATGGTTTTCATGGTTATTGGGCAAAAGATTGGACAGCTCTCGATCCAAACTTTGGAACCAAAGAAGATTTAGCCAAACTTGTAAAAAAAGCACACGAACGAGGTATCAGGATAGTTCTGGATGGCGTAATCAATCACACAGGACCAGTAACTCCAGAAGATCCCGTTTGGCCTTCTGACTGGGTAAGAACCGGCGTTGTCTGCGATTACAAATCGTTTGAAACAACAACAATGTGTACTTTAGTCGAAAATCTTCCGGATATAAAAACCGAAAGCACTCAAAATGTAGAATTACCTCCGTTTTTAATCGAAAAATGGAAAAAAGAAGGACGTTACGAAAAAGAAATTGCTTCGTTAGATGAATTTTTCAAAAGAACAGGTTATCCAAGAAGTCCGAAATATTACATTATAAAATGGCTTACTGATTATATTTTAGAATTTGGAATTGATGGTTATCGCGCAGACACGGTAAAACACACCGAAGAAGGCGTTTGGGCCGATTTCAAAAAAGAATGTGATTACGCTTTTGAAACCTGGAAAAAACACCATCCAATGCAGGTTTTAGATCAGAATCCGTTTTACACCATTGCCGAAGTTTACGGTTATGGAATAAGCGGCGGGCAAGATTATGATTTTGGAGATCGAAAAGTCAATTATTTCCAAAATGGCTTCAACAGCATGATCAATTTTGAATTTAAATGGAATGCTGGACAAAGCGATTATGAAACTTTATTTTCAAAATATTCCAATCATTTAAATAATGAATTAAAAGGATTTTCGGTTCTTAATTATGTTTCTTCTCATGATGACGGACAGCCTTTTGATGCTAATCGTGTGAAAGGTTTTGAGGCAGGAACAAAACTTTTGCTTTCTCCTGGAATGTCGCAGGTTTATTACGGAGACGAATCCAATCGTTCTTTGGTTGTTGAAGGAACTCAAGGTGATGCAACTTTACGCTCGAACATGAATTGGAACGATATTCAAAATAATCCAGATACGCAGAAAATGCTTTCTCACTGGCAGAAATTAGGTCAGTTTAGAAGAAATCATCCTGCAGTTGGAGCTGGAGTTCATAAACAATTAAGCAGTCAACCTTATTTGTTTTCACGAATCTATTCTAAAGGATCATTTACAGACAAAGTACTAATTGGTTTGGATTTACCTGAAGGACGTAAGGAGCTTTCTGTGTATTCTCTTTTCGAAAACGGAACTAAATTACGCGATGGTTTCTCTAATCAAGTAACAGAAGTTGTTGATGGAAAAGTAATTATTGACAGCGAATTCGGAATTGTTTTATTAGAAAAGATTTAAAAAACTTAACCGCAAAGGTCGCAAGGAAAAAGCGCAAAGCACGCTATATTTTTTTAGCCACAGATTATTGGATTAAAAAGGATTTAAAAATCTGTGTTAATCCGTATAATCTGTGGCTATATAATTTTTAATAAATTCCTTGTGACCTTTGCGTAAAACTTTGCGACCTTTGCGGTTAGAAAAAAACTCAGAAAATGCTAAAAATAGCTCATAGAGGTGCAAAAGCATACGAACCTGAAAATACACTTCAAGCTTTTCAAAAAGCCTTAGATCTACATTCAGACGGCATCGAATTAGATGTTCACCTAAGTGCTGACGAACATATAATCGTAATGCACGACGAAACCATCGACAAAATGACCAACGCAAAAGGTGAAATCAACAAATACACTTTAGCCGAATTAAAATCATTTCTAATAGCTGGCAAACTTCAGATTCCTACCCTAAACGAAGTTTTTGATTTAGTCGATAAAAAATGCTTCATCAATGTGGAGTTAAAAAACGCCGATACTTCAAAAAATGTAGTTTCGTTAATTGAAGAATACATCAATGAAAAAGGCTGGAATTATGACCATTTTATCATTTCGAGTTTTGATTGGAATGCTTTAACAGCGGTTCAAAAACTAAATCCAAATATTCCGATTGGTGTTTTAACAGAAGAAAATGTTGATGATGCTTTGGCTTTCTCCGAATCGATAAAAGCAAAAGCAATTCATCCCGATTTTCAGTTATTGAATAAAGAAAACGTTCAGCAAATAAAGGAAAAAGGATTCTTGGTTTTCCCTTGGACAGTAAACTCCGAAGAAGACATTCAAAAAGTAAAAAGTTATAAAGTAAACGGAATTATCTCTGATAATCCAGACAAAATATGATTAAAAATTTCGATATCATCATCGTTGGCGGAGGCGCTGCAGGATTTTTTACCGCAATTAATATTGCTGAGAAAAACCCGAAACTTAAAATCGCCATTTTAGAAAGAGGAAAAGAAGTCCTTTCTAAAGTCCGTGTTTCTGGAGGCGGACGATGCAACGTTACACACGCTTGTTTTGAGCCCAACGAATTAGTGAAGTTTTACCCAAGAGGCGAAAAAGAACTTCGCGGACCGTTTCATCAATTCTGTTCCGGAGATACGATTGAATGGTTTGAAAAACACGGTGTCGAATTAAAAATCGAAGAAGACGGGAGAATGTTTCCGGTTTCTAATTCGTCACAAACTATTATAGACTGCTTTTTAAAAGCAACTGATAAACTCGGAATTAAAGTATTGACAGGACAAAGCGTTCAGTCGATTTTCAAGAAAGAAAATCACTGGAAAATTGATACTCAAAACGAAAATTTTGCGACTGAAAAACTGATTATGGCTACAGGAAGCAACCCAAAAATCTGGGAAATGCTTCAGGAACATGGTCACGCTATTGTCAGCCCTGTTCCTTCCCTATTCACTTTCAACATCAAAGATCCGCGAATTAAAGAATTGCCTGGTGTTGCAGCACAAGTTACCGTAAAGGTAAAAGACACCAAATTAAAATCGACAGGACCTTTGTTAATCACACATTGGGGAATGAGCGGCCCCGCAATCTTGAAACTTTCGGCTTGGGGAGCGCGCATTCTGCACGATAAAAATTATCAGTTTACCATTTTTGTAAATTGGTTAAATGACGTTGATTTTGAAGATGCAGAGAAAATCCTAAAAGACTTAAAACAGGAACACGCTAAAAAAGCAGTTTCTAAAAAATCTCCTTTCGATTTCCCGAATCGTTTATGGGAAAGTTTGGTTTTAGCTTCTGGAATTGATGCGGAAACCAAATGGGCAGATTTATCTAAAAACCAATTGCAGAACCTAACTTCACAATTAACAAAAGCCGAATTTAAAGTCAACGGAAAAAGTACTTTTAAGGAGGAATTTGTAACGGCTGGCGGAATCGATTTAAAGGAAATCAACTTCAAAACAATGGAAAGCAAAATTCACGAAAACCTTTATTTTGCTGGTGAAATTGTCAATATCGATGCCATAACAGGAGGATTTAATTTTCAGAATGCCTGGACAAGCGGGTTTATTCTAGCTCAAAATATTTAATACAACATGAAATTTAAAGGAATTATTTTCGATTTAGACGGCACATTAGTCAATTCATTAGAAGACATTTCAGATGCGATGAACAAAGTACTTCAAGGTCTAAATTACCCAACTCATACTTACGAAACCTATCAATATTTTATTGGAAGCGGATTGCGAAATTTGGTTAGCAAAGCACTTCCTTCAACTAACAATTCAGACGAACAGATCGAAATTTGTTTTGAATGTATGATTAACGAATATCGCGAAATCTGCACGCTGAAAACAAAACCTTACGACGGAATTGTCGAGTTGTTAGAAAATCTGACATCACAAAACATTAAAATGGCCGTGTTCTCGAACAAAGCCGATGAATTGACAAAGAAAATAGCATCGGAAATATTTCCAAATCATTTTGATACAGCGGTTGGTTTGAGCACAGAAGCACTTAAAAAACCAAATCCGTTTGAAGCTTTAGCAATTGGCAAGAAATGGAATTTAAAACCCGAAGAAATTCTTTTTGTAGGAGATTCTGATATTGATATGCAAACCGCAGTAAATGCCAATATGTTTCCTGTTGGGGTTACTTGGGGTTATAGAACAGAAGAAGAATTGAAAAACAGCGGTGCAAAACTGGTTGTCAATAGGGCTTCAGAATTGATTGAGATTTTATAAAAATGCATCTCTCATTACAAAAACAAATCACAGCAATTGCCTCATTTTCTGAAAATGAAATCGAGACAATTGCTTCTTGTTTTGAATATGAAACCTTTAATGCCAAAGAATATATTTCGGAAATGGGAAAAATCAGCAACAAGATTTTTTTCATTTTAAACGGATTGGCGAGAGTGTATTACTTAAAAGATGGAAAAGAAATCACAACCTATTTAAGCTGTGATGAAGGTTTTATTGCTTCGTATTCCAGCTTTATCAATCAGACACAATCATTTGAAAATATTCAGTGCATCGAAGATTGCGAAGTGCTTTCGATTACTTTCGAAAAAATGCAGTTTCTGTATCACCAAATCCCGAACTGGGAACGCGTTGGAAGAATTTTAGCCGAACAGAATTACCTTTGCATGGCAGATCGTGTTTTAAAACTTCAAATGATTCCTGCCAAAGAAAAATACCAGACTTTTTTAGCATCGGCTCCAGCCAAAATAATTCAGCGAACGCCTTTAATTTATATCGCATCTTTTCTCGGAATTACTCCCGAATCGTTGAGCAGAATCCGTCAGGACATTTCTTAACATTTATCAAGTGGATTGAAAAACTGAATTCGAATCTTTGTCAAAACAAAATTTGAAAAGATGAAGAATATTGCCAAAGACGTTTACCAAATACCATTATTCCCCCGAAACGCCATCAATTGTTACTTGATTGAAGATGTTTTAATTGATGCCGGAATTAGAACTTCTGCCAGTAAAATATTAAAAGCAATAAAAGGTAAATCTGTTACCCAACATGCACTAACGCACACCCACGCCGATCATCAAGGAAGCAGTAAAATAATCTGTGAAACACTTAATATACCGCTTTTATGCAGCGAACCTGAAAAAGAATTCGCTGAGAATGGAAATGTAATTACAGAATATCCAAATCCGAATCATATTATATCCCAATTTCAGAAGAATTTCTGGGCTGGAAAAGGACATTTGGTTTCTCAAACTTTAAAAGAAGGCGACCAAATTGGCGGATTTACGGTTATCGAAACTCCGGGACATTCTCGAGGTCATTTATCTTTTTTCAGAGAAAAAGATGGTGTTTTAATTGTTGGAGATGTTATGACCAATATGAATCTTTTAACAACAAAAGTCGGCTTGCATGAACCTCCCAATTTATTCACTTCAGATCAAGAAACGAATCGAAAGTCGATTCTAAAATTGGCTTCATTACAACCCAAAATATTGTGCTTTGGTCACGGTCCCGTTCTGTTTGATAAAGGTGAATTTACTGAATTCATTAAGGGATTTTGATAGTCTTTTTTCAAACTTGAAACAAGGAAAACCTAAAACAAAATTTATTTATTCAACCACCAAATACTGGCATTCAGAACCGATGCGAATCCAACCCAGGCCAAATACGGAATCAATAAATAACCTGCTGTTTTATTGATTTTGATGAATTTTAAATACGTTTCGTAAATCAGCAGCCATAAGAGTATAATCTCGATTAAAGCCAGCATCGGATTTTTTAATCCGAAGAATAAATAAGACCAAATCGCATTTAGTGTCAATTGGATCAAAAAGAAAAGCAATGCTTTTTTAACCTCTTCGGTCTGTTCTTTTATTCTGTCCCAGACTAAAGCTGCTGCAATAGCCATTAAAATGTAAAGCATGGTCCAAACCGGCATAAAAATCCAGTTTGGCGGATTAAAAACCGGTTTTTCTAAAGTTACATACCAAGTTGCAATACTTGGTTTTGTAACCACTCCGGCAGAATATCCTACTGTTAAACAAATTACTAAAGCTATGGCGATTTTTACGAACTTATTCATGGTATTAAATTTTGCAGTTCAAAAATAGTCAAAAGAAAAGTTAAACCATATAAGTTATTTAAGTTCATTTTAGCAAAACCAACTTATAATTTCTTATATGGCTCACTCGTTGAAAAAAATTAAACCATATAAGTGATGTAAGTTCATTTTAGTAAAGCTGCTTATAGTTTCTTATATCACTTATATGGTGAAAAATTTAAGTTCATTTTAGCAAAACCAACTTATAATTTCTTATATGACTCACTCGTTGAAAAAATTAGACCATATAAGCGATGTAAGCTCATTTTAGTAAAGCTGCTTATAGTTTCTTATATCACTTATATGGTAAAAAATTTAAGTTCATTTTAGCAAAACCAACTTATATTTCTTATTATGACTTATATGGCGAAAAAACTATCTTTGACAAAATTTTATAATTCATGTATTCAGCAGCTGATTTTATACCAAATCCATATACTTCAACAATCGAAAACGGAAACTTTGAATGGAGCGCTCCAAGCAATATTGCATTAGTTAAATATTGGGGAAAAAAAGACAATCAGATTCCGGCAAATCCGTCAGTAAGTTTTACCCTTAACAATTGTAAAACGATTACGAAATTGGCTTTTTCGAAAAAAGAAAATCAAGGAACTTTTTCTTTTGATTTACTTTTTGAAGGAAAACCAAAAGAAGATTTCAAACCAAAAATCCAGAAGTTCTTAGAAAGAGTTGAAGTGTATCTGCCATTTTTAAAAGACTATCATTTTACAATTGATACTCAAAATACATTTCCTCATAGTTCAGGAATTGCATCTTCGGCTTCCGGAATGGCGGCTTTGGCAATGAATTTTATGAGTCTGGAAAGAAAACTAAACCCGGAAATGACAGAGGAATATTTCTATCAAAAAGCTTCATTTCTGGCTCGTTTAGGTTCAGGAAGCGCCTGCCGAAGCGTAAAAGGAAATGTAGTAGTTTGGGGTAATCAGGCCAACATTAAAGGAAGTACTGATTTATTTGGAGTTGAATTTCCGTATGCTATTCATGAAAATTTTAAGAATTACCAAGACACGATTTTATTGGTTGATAAAGGCGAAAAACAAGTTTCAAGCACCGTTGGACACGATTTAATGCACAATCATCCGTATGCAGAAAGACGTTTTGCACAGGCACACGAAAATCTGGATAAATTAATCGCCATTTTCGAAAGCGGAAATATCGAAGAATTCATCAAAGTCGTAGAAAGTGAAGCCTTGACTTTACACGCCATGATGATGACTTCGATGCCGTATTATAT
This portion of the Flavobacterium gelatinilyticum genome encodes:
- a CDS encoding NAD(P)/FAD-dependent oxidoreductase, whose protein sequence is MIKNFDIIIVGGGAAGFFTAINIAEKNPKLKIAILERGKEVLSKVRVSGGGRCNVTHACFEPNELVKFYPRGEKELRGPFHQFCSGDTIEWFEKHGVELKIEEDGRMFPVSNSSQTIIDCFLKATDKLGIKVLTGQSVQSIFKKENHWKIDTQNENFATEKLIMATGSNPKIWEMLQEHGHAIVSPVPSLFTFNIKDPRIKELPGVAAQVTVKVKDTKLKSTGPLLITHWGMSGPAILKLSAWGARILHDKNYQFTIFVNWLNDVDFEDAEKILKDLKQEHAKKAVSKKSPFDFPNRLWESLVLASGIDAETKWADLSKNQLQNLTSQLTKAEFKVNGKSTFKEEFVTAGGIDLKEINFKTMESKIHENLYFAGEIVNIDAITGGFNFQNAWTSGFILAQNI
- a CDS encoding Crp/Fnr family transcriptional regulator, encoding MHLSLQKQITAIASFSENEIETIASCFEYETFNAKEYISEMGKISNKIFFILNGLARVYYLKDGKEITTYLSCDEGFIASYSSFINQTQSFENIQCIEDCEVLSITFEKMQFLYHQIPNWERVGRILAEQNYLCMADRVLKLQMIPAKEKYQTFLASAPAKIIQRTPLIYIASFLGITPESLSRIRQDIS
- a CDS encoding TspO/MBR family protein; translated protein: MNKFVKIAIALVICLTVGYSAGVVTKPSIATWYVTLEKPVFNPPNWIFMPVWTMLYILMAIAAALVWDRIKEQTEEVKKALLFFLIQLTLNAIWSYLFFGLKNPMLALIEIILLWLLIYETYLKFIKINKTAGYLLIPYLAWVGFASVLNASIWWLNK
- a CDS encoding diphosphomevalonate/mevalonate 3,5-bisphosphate decarboxylase family protein, translating into MYSAADFIPNPYTSTIENGNFEWSAPSNIALVKYWGKKDNQIPANPSVSFTLNNCKTITKLAFSKKENQGTFSFDLLFEGKPKEDFKPKIQKFLERVEVYLPFLKDYHFTIDTQNTFPHSSGIASSASGMAALAMNFMSLERKLNPEMTEEYFYQKASFLARLGSGSACRSVKGNVVVWGNQANIKGSTDLFGVEFPYAIHENFKNYQDTILLVDKGEKQVSSTVGHDLMHNHPYAERRFAQAHENLDKLIAIFESGNIEEFIKVVESEALTLHAMMMTSMPYYILMKPNTLQIINAIWKFRNETEIPVCFTLDAGANVHVLYPENVTEKVLQFIQDELIVFCQNGQYICDKIGSGALLIDN
- a CDS encoding MBL fold metallo-hydrolase, translating into MKNIAKDVYQIPLFPRNAINCYLIEDVLIDAGIRTSASKILKAIKGKSVTQHALTHTHADHQGSSKIICETLNIPLLCSEPEKEFAENGNVITEYPNPNHIISQFQKNFWAGKGHLVSQTLKEGDQIGGFTVIETPGHSRGHLSFFREKDGVLIVGDVMTNMNLLTTKVGLHEPPNLFTSDQETNRKSILKLASLQPKILCFGHGPVLFDKGEFTEFIKGF
- a CDS encoding glycerophosphodiester phosphodiesterase — its product is MLKIAHRGAKAYEPENTLQAFQKALDLHSDGIELDVHLSADEHIIVMHDETIDKMTNAKGEINKYTLAELKSFLIAGKLQIPTLNEVFDLVDKKCFINVELKNADTSKNVVSLIEEYINEKGWNYDHFIISSFDWNALTAVQKLNPNIPIGVLTEENVDDALAFSESIKAKAIHPDFQLLNKENVQQIKEKGFLVFPWTVNSEEDIQKVKSYKVNGIISDNPDKI
- a CDS encoding alpha-amylase family glycosyl hydrolase; its protein translation is MKKYTFLFLSLVFIITGCSGSKSVTMNNKNTSKTPFVWEGANVYFLLTDRFYNGDKSNDLNFNRTKTPGKLRGFEGGDIIGITKKIESGYFEKLGINAIWLTPIVEQIHDGVDEGTGLSYGFHGYWAKDWTALDPNFGTKEDLAKLVKKAHERGIRIVLDGVINHTGPVTPEDPVWPSDWVRTGVVCDYKSFETTTMCTLVENLPDIKTESTQNVELPPFLIEKWKKEGRYEKEIASLDEFFKRTGYPRSPKYYIIKWLTDYILEFGIDGYRADTVKHTEEGVWADFKKECDYAFETWKKHHPMQVLDQNPFYTIAEVYGYGISGGQDYDFGDRKVNYFQNGFNSMINFEFKWNAGQSDYETLFSKYSNHLNNELKGFSVLNYVSSHDDGQPFDANRVKGFEAGTKLLLSPGMSQVYYGDESNRSLVVEGTQGDATLRSNMNWNDIQNNPDTQKMLSHWQKLGQFRRNHPAVGAGVHKQLSSQPYLFSRIYSKGSFTDKVLIGLDLPEGRKELSVYSLFENGTKLRDGFSNQVTEVVDGKVIIDSEFGIVLLEKI
- a CDS encoding HAD family hydrolase, whose protein sequence is MKFKGIIFDLDGTLVNSLEDISDAMNKVLQGLNYPTHTYETYQYFIGSGLRNLVSKALPSTNNSDEQIEICFECMINEYREICTLKTKPYDGIVELLENLTSQNIKMAVFSNKADELTKKIASEIFPNHFDTAVGLSTEALKKPNPFEALAIGKKWNLKPEEILFVGDSDIDMQTAVNANMFPVGVTWGYRTEEELKNSGAKLVVNRASELIEIL